Proteins encoded together in one Oryzias latipes chromosome 11, ASM223467v1 window:
- the LOC101159448 gene encoding protein shisa-7 isoform X1 — translation MRPSVLERMFFSSLVLLFSCCLAHSALTTSTTGRRAISGDVRNSASKTTLFLLTGYKPPVLGGPQPGPKTAEVEDEDDPLAMAELPPKPLPQTMLPKNVTEDALKPPLGAAHIPHQLVDVDICKGYFDVMGHFDSTFNCSKGSYVYCCGTCHYRFCCEHQKNRLDQDSCTNYKSPDWAEPLVPVTVPTGKKPIPDFETLQQQSSSTGYVIGGVISFTLVMAVGVRIAFSKVARRPRNREINMPRSLVDILRHQSSPVQQGERNNSTVLTTSDGRTSKNLYTPILQMKDNRTGNLHHPFNQQGSASSPKHSATVERGPRMNNTPQLSSGPKLISGSGKGPGGVGVGGSGFMGGSMRHNSSHPSFSHSFHNLAQLPPSYEMAMKPEINRYSSLKKLEKELDEYSGYYTSKRRANNAPPSFHSSQHHLPWGGDYTLGSRGTLPLHGSRPHLHIPASTPNPYPLPSQAPYTSSTFDRPPRRVRSQDQLLALGEGNTLTRLSKNQQHQYYKAMMSTSRSSTSQTLRRSHERLLISPDRLDERLMTMGHPMGGGDRGASGGMVPTMGRLSHHQKAQSQQNICATPSMDRHHMIKMNSQPSSGHEHERSAAAMPGMGMRSGWESHGGAGTLGGHPNARRMAFANKRQNTIEQLHFIPGGGGGQGLRTGSKNEVTV, via the exons ATGAGACCCTCTGTGCTCgaaaggatgtttttttcctctctcgTCCTCCTGTTTTCCTGCTGCCTGGCTCACTCCGCCCTAACCACCTCCACCACAGGGCGGCGGGCAATCAGTGGAGATGTTAGGAACTCTGCCAGTAAAACGACCTTGTTCCTCCTGACTGGATACAAGCCCCCGGTGCTCGGCGGACCCCAACCAGGGCCAAAAACAGCCGAGGTGGAGGATGAGGATGACCCTCTGGCAATGGCTGAACTCCCTCCAAAGCCCCTCCCTCAGACCATGTTGCCAAAGAACGTGACGGAGGATGCTCTGAAGCCGCCGCTCGGAGCGGCGCACATTCCCCATCAGCTGGTGGACGTGGACATCTGCAA GGGGTACTTCGACGTGATGGGGCACTTTGACAGCACGTTCAACTGCTCCAAGGGCAGCTACGTCTACTGCTGCGGCACCTGCCACTACCGCTTCTGCTGCGAGCATCAGAAGAACCGGCTGGACCAGGACTCCTGCACCAACTACAAGTCTCCTGACTGGGCTGAGCCCCTGGTTCCGGTTACAGTGCCAACGGGCAAGAAGCCCATCCCCGACTTTGAGACgcttcagcagcagagcagcag TACTGGTTATGTGATTGGGGGGGTGATCTCCTTCACGCTGGTGATGGCTGTGGGCGTCAGGATTGCCTTCAGCAAAGTTGCACGTCGACCTCGCAACAGAGAGATCAACATGCCCAG ATCGCTGGTGGACATCTTGCGTCACCAATCCAGCCCTGTGCAGCAGGGGGAGAGGAACAACAGCACTGTGCTGACCACCTCAGATGGACGCACATCAAAGAACCTCTACACCCCTATCCTGCAGATGAAAGACAACCGGA CTGGAAACTTGCACCACCCTTTTAACCAGCAAGGGTCTGCTTCCAGCCCCAAACACTCTGCCACCGTCG AGCGTGGACCCCGCATGAACAACACGCCCCAGCTCTCCTCTGGGCCTAAACTGATCTCCGGGAGCGGCAAAGGCCCCGGAGGGGTCGGCGTTGGTGGCAGTGGCTTCATGGGAGGCAGCATGAGGCACAACAGCAGCCACCCATCTTTTTCCCACTCCTTCCACAACCTGGCCCAGCTGCCACCGTCCTATGAGATGGCCATGAAGCCGGAGATCAACCGCTACAGCTCCCTGAAGAAGCTGG AGAAAGAACTTGATGAGTACTCTGGCTACTACACCTCCAAACGACGTGCCAACAACGCCCCGCCCTCCTTCCATTCCTCCCAGCACCACCTGCCCTGGGGAGGCGACTACACCCTGGGCTCCAGGGGCACCCTGCCTCTCCACGGCTCCCGACCACACCTCCACATCCCAGCATCCACCCCGAACCCGTACCCGCTGCCCTCGCAGGCGCCCTACACCAGCTCCACCTTCGACCGGCCGCCGCGCCGCGTCCGCTCCCAGGACCAGCTGCTGGCGCTCGGGGAAGGCAACACGCTGACGCGCCTGTCCAAGAACCAACAGCACCAGTACTACAAAGCCATGATGAGCACCAGCAGGAGCTCCACGTCACAGACGCTCCGCAG GTCACACGAGCGGCTCCTGATCTCGCCGGACCGCCTAGACGAGCGGCTGATGACCATGGGTCACCCGATGGGGGGAGGGGACAGAGGGGCGAGTGGTGGGATGGTTCCCACCATGGGCCGCCTCAGCCACCACCAGAAAGCTCAGTCGCAGCAGAACATCTGCGCCACACCCTCCATGGACCGCCACCACATGATCAAGATGAACTCCCAGCCATCGTCGGGTCATGAGCACGAGCGCAGCGCCGCCGCCATGCCCGGGATGGGGATGCGCAGCGGCTGGGAGTCCCACGGCGGGGCGGGGACTCTGGGAGGACACCCCAACGCGCGTCGGATGGCCTTTGCCAACAAGCGGCAGAACACCATTGAGCAGCTGCACTTTATCCCCGGAGGCGGAGGCGGGCAGGGGCTGCGGACTGGGAGTAAGAACGAGGTGACAGTTTAG
- the LOC101159448 gene encoding protein shisa-7 isoform X2: MRPSVLERMFFSSLVLLFSCCLAHSALTTSTTGRRAISGDVRNSASKTTLFLLTGYKPPVLGGPQPGPKTAEVEDEDDPLAMAELPPKPLPQTMLPKNVTEDALKPPLGAAHIPHQLVDVDICKGYFDVMGHFDSTFNCSKGSYVYCCGTCHYRFCCEHQKNRLDQDSCTNYKSPDWAEPLVPVTVPTGKKPIPDFETLQQQSSSTGYVIGGVISFTLVMAVGVRIAFSKVARRPRNREINMPRSLVDILRHQSSPVQQGERNNSTVLTTSDGRTSKNLYTPILQMKDNRKRGPRMNNTPQLSSGPKLISGSGKGPGGVGVGGSGFMGGSMRHNSSHPSFSHSFHNLAQLPPSYEMAMKPEINRYSSLKKLEKELDEYSGYYTSKRRANNAPPSFHSSQHHLPWGGDYTLGSRGTLPLHGSRPHLHIPASTPNPYPLPSQAPYTSSTFDRPPRRVRSQDQLLALGEGNTLTRLSKNQQHQYYKAMMSTSRSSTSQTLRRSHERLLISPDRLDERLMTMGHPMGGGDRGASGGMVPTMGRLSHHQKAQSQQNICATPSMDRHHMIKMNSQPSSGHEHERSAAAMPGMGMRSGWESHGGAGTLGGHPNARRMAFANKRQNTIEQLHFIPGGGGGQGLRTGSKNEVTV; the protein is encoded by the exons ATGAGACCCTCTGTGCTCgaaaggatgtttttttcctctctcgTCCTCCTGTTTTCCTGCTGCCTGGCTCACTCCGCCCTAACCACCTCCACCACAGGGCGGCGGGCAATCAGTGGAGATGTTAGGAACTCTGCCAGTAAAACGACCTTGTTCCTCCTGACTGGATACAAGCCCCCGGTGCTCGGCGGACCCCAACCAGGGCCAAAAACAGCCGAGGTGGAGGATGAGGATGACCCTCTGGCAATGGCTGAACTCCCTCCAAAGCCCCTCCCTCAGACCATGTTGCCAAAGAACGTGACGGAGGATGCTCTGAAGCCGCCGCTCGGAGCGGCGCACATTCCCCATCAGCTGGTGGACGTGGACATCTGCAA GGGGTACTTCGACGTGATGGGGCACTTTGACAGCACGTTCAACTGCTCCAAGGGCAGCTACGTCTACTGCTGCGGCACCTGCCACTACCGCTTCTGCTGCGAGCATCAGAAGAACCGGCTGGACCAGGACTCCTGCACCAACTACAAGTCTCCTGACTGGGCTGAGCCCCTGGTTCCGGTTACAGTGCCAACGGGCAAGAAGCCCATCCCCGACTTTGAGACgcttcagcagcagagcagcag TACTGGTTATGTGATTGGGGGGGTGATCTCCTTCACGCTGGTGATGGCTGTGGGCGTCAGGATTGCCTTCAGCAAAGTTGCACGTCGACCTCGCAACAGAGAGATCAACATGCCCAG ATCGCTGGTGGACATCTTGCGTCACCAATCCAGCCCTGTGCAGCAGGGGGAGAGGAACAACAGCACTGTGCTGACCACCTCAGATGGACGCACATCAAAGAACCTCTACACCCCTATCCTGCAGATGAAAGACAACCGGA AGCGTGGACCCCGCATGAACAACACGCCCCAGCTCTCCTCTGGGCCTAAACTGATCTCCGGGAGCGGCAAAGGCCCCGGAGGGGTCGGCGTTGGTGGCAGTGGCTTCATGGGAGGCAGCATGAGGCACAACAGCAGCCACCCATCTTTTTCCCACTCCTTCCACAACCTGGCCCAGCTGCCACCGTCCTATGAGATGGCCATGAAGCCGGAGATCAACCGCTACAGCTCCCTGAAGAAGCTGG AGAAAGAACTTGATGAGTACTCTGGCTACTACACCTCCAAACGACGTGCCAACAACGCCCCGCCCTCCTTCCATTCCTCCCAGCACCACCTGCCCTGGGGAGGCGACTACACCCTGGGCTCCAGGGGCACCCTGCCTCTCCACGGCTCCCGACCACACCTCCACATCCCAGCATCCACCCCGAACCCGTACCCGCTGCCCTCGCAGGCGCCCTACACCAGCTCCACCTTCGACCGGCCGCCGCGCCGCGTCCGCTCCCAGGACCAGCTGCTGGCGCTCGGGGAAGGCAACACGCTGACGCGCCTGTCCAAGAACCAACAGCACCAGTACTACAAAGCCATGATGAGCACCAGCAGGAGCTCCACGTCACAGACGCTCCGCAG GTCACACGAGCGGCTCCTGATCTCGCCGGACCGCCTAGACGAGCGGCTGATGACCATGGGTCACCCGATGGGGGGAGGGGACAGAGGGGCGAGTGGTGGGATGGTTCCCACCATGGGCCGCCTCAGCCACCACCAGAAAGCTCAGTCGCAGCAGAACATCTGCGCCACACCCTCCATGGACCGCCACCACATGATCAAGATGAACTCCCAGCCATCGTCGGGTCATGAGCACGAGCGCAGCGCCGCCGCCATGCCCGGGATGGGGATGCGCAGCGGCTGGGAGTCCCACGGCGGGGCGGGGACTCTGGGAGGACACCCCAACGCGCGTCGGATGGCCTTTGCCAACAAGCGGCAGAACACCATTGAGCAGCTGCACTTTATCCCCGGAGGCGGAGGCGGGCAGGGGCTGCGGACTGGGAGTAAGAACGAGGTGACAGTTTAG